In a single window of the Necator americanus strain Aroian chromosome X, whole genome shotgun sequence genome:
- a CDS encoding hypothetical protein (NECATOR_CHRX.G25086.T1): MKKAFDSAETNAVPSVLVDQGVDASYVRTLASCYDRSTAKIQLFHHPLTILIGKVIRQGDTISPNQLSDQDLRTHLFGSTVLSELCYAAETWASTAATFKKLVTPYRPFERFLLETHDIKPIFAAPI; this comes from the coding sequence atgaaaaAAGCTTTCGACAGCGCAGAAACGAATGCAGTACCGTCAgtgctggtcgatcaaggtgtggacgcgtcgtacgtgaggacattagccagtTGCTACGATCGATCCACTGCTaaaatacagcttttccaccaccCCCTCACGATACTCATTGGAAAGGTgatacgacaaggcgatactatatcgccgaaccAACTGTCGGACCAAGATCTCCGTACCCATCTGTTCGGCTCGACAGTTCTTTCAgagctctgttacgcagcggagacgtgggcaagCACTGCTGCCACGTTCAAGAAGCTAGTTACACCATACAGACCCTTTGAGAGATTTCTCCTCGAGACACACGACATCAAGCCAATTTTTGCAGCTCCGATTTAA
- a CDS encoding hypothetical protein (NECATOR_CHRX.G25087.T1): MRAAWAAFALVREATDQLTDQDIRTHLFDYLRAHLIYSTVLSVFCYTAETWADTAATSRKLLTIHRALERCLLEFNRRTQHLAGLLSSEFLAVPVFATQLNMF, from the coding sequence ATGAGAGCGgcgtgggcagcattcgcactcGTCAGAGAAGCTACAGatcaactgacggaccaagatatCCGTACCCATCTATTTGACTATCTCCGTGCTCATTTGATCTactcgacagttctttcaGTGTTCTGTTAcacagcggagacgtgggcagacaccgctgccacatCTAGGAAACTACTCACTatccacagagcccttgagagatgtctcctggagttcaaccggcgcacacaacatctCGCCGGTCTTCTAAGCTCCGAATTCCTAGCAGTTCCCGTTTTCGCGACCCAGCTGAATATGttttga